A DNA window from Fragaria vesca subsp. vesca linkage group LG3, FraVesHawaii_1.0, whole genome shotgun sequence contains the following coding sequences:
- the LOC101304854 gene encoding 12-oxophytodienoate reductase 2-like, which produces MVQIEVELSGRSRFIVEAVVNEIGVDKVRIILSAFANYMESGDSNPMELGFYMVNSLNKYGILEDGNNAVVEGRTDLILFGRLFLANPDLPKRSTEVIVKEACKYLIVQIPDTREAV; this is translated from the exons ATGGTGCAAATTGAAG TTGAATTGAGTGGCAGATCTCGATTTATTGTTGAAGCTGTTGTAAATGAGATAGGAGTAGATAAAGTTAGAATTATATTATCTGCATTTGCCAATTATATGGAATCTGGAGATTCTAATCCAATGGAATTGGGCTTTTATATGGTGAATTCCTTGAACAAATATGGAATCCT GGAAGATGGGAACAATGCTGTGGTTGAGGGCCGTACAGATCTTATTCTTTTTGGTCGGTTGTTCTTAGCTAATCCTGATTTGCCCAAGAG GTCTACTGAGGTGATAGTGAAGGAAGCATGCAAATATCTCATCGTCCAGATTCCAGACACACGTGAAGCAGTGTGA